The Leadbetterella byssophila DSM 17132 DNA window CTTCAGGTACACCTAAGTGGAACACTAACGCTACTTCCAACAGTATCACTGTTACGGCTACCGCTACAGCAACCACGTACTCGGTAACTTGCCAGGGATCAAATTGTACTACCAGCAGTTCGGTATCCTATACAGTGCAGGCTAGCGGCTGTAATGTGTTGACTGATGGGCTAGTGATGGGTACGTGGACGGTAACCGGCCACTCTTTAATAGCGCGGTACTTCCACAGTCAGTGGTGGCTGGTGCAACGCATCCAAAGCAGTCCAGAGCGCTTTATTGTTCGGGCTTCAGAAATGCTAACACGGGGTGATGTTAATTTGAACAATTCATCCTACTCAGGTTTAGGGGCTTGTTTTCAATGGCAAACCAGCAACTACGGTGGTCTTGAGCCTCCTGCTACTCCTTCTGTATTTGCCGTACCTTCTGGATATACCTATATGAGTGAAAATGGGGAATACTTCTTCCAAGCCAGTGGACCTGTTGCCTGCTCAACACCAGCTACGATAAGCGCCAGTGTAACTTCTCCTAGCATCAGTCAATCCCTTACTCTGACCACGAGCTGTAGCACGGGTACTCCTAAATGGAATACAAATGCCACCAGTAATAGTATAACGGTAACGGCCACACCAAGTCCTGTAGTTTATTCGGTAACTTGTCAAGGAGGGTCTTGTACTACCAGCCCTTCAGTATCCTACACGGTCATCGCTACGCCTTGCAATACGTTGACGGATGGACTGGTGATAGGTACGTGGACAGTTACAGGTCATCCGCTAATTGCACGGTATTTCCATAACAAATGGTGGCTGGTGCAGCGGATCCAAACCTCACCGGAACGGTTCATAGTACGCGCAGCGGAGATGATCAGCCGGCCAGATGTCACGCTGAATAATTCAGGATATACGGCATTAGCGGCTTGTATGGAATGGCCTACGAGTAATTATGGTGGACTCGAACCCCCAGCTACACCTTCCTTGTTCCCAGTTCCTGCCGGTTATACTTACTTGACCGAGAATGGAGAGTCATTTTTCCAAAAGAATGCAGGAGGCAGAATGGCGGCAGATTACACGTGGGAGGATGAAGTGTTTGCACAAGACATATTGCTCTTTCCTAATCCTGCCAATAATGCATTTGAAGTTAAAGTGAATGTCCTTTCTGCACTAAAAGGAGCACGTGTGCAGGTAGTTGACATGAAAGGCCGCGCTGTCCATACAGAAGAGTACGATTTAGGTCCTGGTATAAATACTATAAAAATCAACAGTTCCGGATTTGAGAACGGGACCTATCTGGTTAATGTGCAGAAGGGTGGATATGTGCGTAGTGCCAAAATAGTCATCTTAAAATAAAGTACCCATGAACCTGAGAATCATACTAATACTATTCGTTCTTTTGGCGCAGCAGGGGAACGCTCAAAAGTTGGGAGTGAATACCCCTACACCTGACCCTTTAAAAGGACTGTCTAACCGTACGTCCACGAGCTACATGCAGATCGTAAACTACAAATGGCACGTGCGGGGCGGGCTGGCAGGAATAAATTTAGATGGTTCTGGAAATGCGAATCCAAATTCGGGTGAAAATGATCTGTTTGCCTACAAACTTGAGTACGAAACGGCGGGGCAGTGGTCGGGTAACATCGGCAAGCAAACCTGGAGCCATAAGAAGCCCAGTCCACCAGCAGACACGCGTAGTTACACGTTTAGCTACGACGGACTCAGCAGGCTGACGGCGGCAAGCTATAGCGGCTTAACCGGGGAAAGCTTTGGTCTTCCCTTGGTGAGTTACGACAAGAACGGAAACATCACGGCCTTGCAGCGAAATGGCAAGATGGGAGGACCGCACGGTTTAATGGATAATTTGACATACACCTATTCAGGTAACCGTTTGAGTGCCGTAAACGATGCCATCTCCGGAGAGTACGAAGTTGATTTTGTGAAGCGTGGGGGCGGCACCTACGGGTATCATGTCAATGGGGCCTTAAACAGTGACGAAAATGAAAAGATCTCTAGTATTACTTACAACACTTTTTTAAATTTACCGGAGCAGGTGAATTTGAACGATGGCCGCTGGATCAAGTACACCTATGACGGAGCCGGCACGCTCTTGAAAACCGAATACAGTAACGGTGAGTATTGGGAATATGTAGAAGGGGTGGTGTTTAAGAACGGGCAGCCTTACCAAATGGCCATTCCGGAGGGACGGGCGGTATACGAGTCCAGCCAATGGAAATTGGAGTACGATATAAAGGATCATCTAGGAAACACTCGGGTCAGTTTCCGGGAGGGTGTAGGCGGAGCAGAATTGAAGGCCAAGACGGATTTTGACCCTTGGGGGGTGAGGTTAAACGGCACAGGAGTAGTTAATGGCTTTCAGAACCGCTGGGAGTTGCAGGGCCATGAAAAAGAAATGACCTTTAACCTGAACAGGGTTAACTTTGGGGCCAGGGTTTACAATCCAACCATTGGTCGTTTTGATAAACCGGACAGGTATTCAGAAAAGTATATGCCGTTATCAACTTATCAATACGCAGCAAATGATCCAATTAGATATGTTGACATTAATGGGGATAGTTTATGGATAACACATAAAGGTAATAACTATCTCTATAACGATGGGCAGCTATTTAATTCTGATGGCTCTCAATTTGAGGGAAAAATGAAAGGGTTTTTGAAACAAACGTTCAATGCATTAAATAAAATTAACAAGGTAAGTGAAGGGAAGGAAGTATTGGGTGACTTATCTACGTCAACAAATAATTTTTACATAAGTCACGCATCTAATAATCCAAAGTCTGCAGGAGCTAATCAATTTATAGATTTCAATAGAAATGCGTCTTATGCAAATGCTATGCGAGAAGAAAACCAAGGTAGACCTATACCTGGTGGTTCGGGAGGTACAGTTTATTGGAATCCTAATGAAGGAGGGGTTACAGAACTTGGAGGTTCAATTGGGGTTAGACCTATTTCTAACTTAGGACACGAACTTTTTCACGCATTTGATGCAAATCATGGTAATTCTGATAATAGAGCCTCACACATTCAGCTAAATAGGGGTGAAGTACGGGCGGCATATTTTGAAAACCAGCTAAGAAAAGCCTTTGCTTATCCATACAGAGAATCATACAACACTTCTCAATTTGGACCAGTTAGGATATTGGATTCTAAAAATCAACCCATAAATTTCTCAAAATGAGAACTATATTTTTTTGCCTTGCTGCCCTTTTATTCTTAGGCTCTTGTACAAAGATAATTCAACTGAAAAACTCAGAAGGTTCAGTTTGTACTTTTAAATTTCCTAAAGGAGTAAAGATTACCAAAATTACTTCTGATGATCCTACCCTGGACTGGCTTGTCGATTTCTCACAAAACAGGAAGATTTTTGTTTCCAACAATGATATTAGCGGTAGTCCTCTTAACAGTTATAAACTGCAAGAATATGGAGAGAATATAGTAGTGAAGATTGTTGCAAGTGATTCTTTAATCCTTACAGGAAAAAACAACTATGGAAACTGGAAAGAAATAAAAAAGAATGGCATTATTTACGGCTATATGAATATCTCAGATGACGAGATTGATAAATTTGAAAAGTTGATTATTCCTGAATGTAAAAGTAAGTAATGTGCCATAATGAAAGAGGCTGCCCCATCCGGGCGGCCTTTTATCACATAATACTTTGCAGTTTAGTTTGCTTAATAAAAGCATCAAGGAGAGCGAAGACGTGTTGTTTATCGTTCTCTTTTAGTTTTTGTATGTCGAGTACCCGGTTAATGATGCTTTTTCCAGTAGAATATCCGCAGAGCCAAAAAGATAAGCCCAAGATACTTCGAGGATTTTGGCCATTTTCGTAGCAATATTGCGAAATGGTATCAAACTAAATAGTGAGTACGAAACCGCGGGGCAGTGGTCGGGTAACATCGGCAAGCAAACCTGGAGCCATAAGAAGCCCAGTCCACCAGCAGACACGCGTAGTTACACGTTTAGCTACGACGGACTCAGCAGGCTGACGGCGGCAAGCTATAGCGGCTTAACCGGGGAAAGCTTTGGTCTTCCCTTGGTGAGTTACGACAAGAACGGAAACATCACGGCCTTGCAGCGAAACGGCAAGATGGGAGGGCCGCACGGTTTAATGGATAATTTGACATACACCTATTCAGGTAACCGTTTGAGTGCCGTAAACGATGCCATCTCCGGAGAGTACGAAGTGGATTTTGTGAAGCGAGGGGGCGGTACCTATGGCTATCATGCGAATGGGGCGCTAAACAGTGATGAAAATGAAAAGATCTCTAGTATTACTTACAACACTTTTTTAAATTTACCGGAGCAGGTGAATTTGAACGATGGCCGCTGGATCAAGTACACCTATGACGGAGCCGGCACGCTCTTGAAAACCGAATACAGTAACGGTGAGTATTGGGAATATGTAGAAGGGGTGGTGTTTAAGAACGGTCAGCCTTACCAAATGGCCATTCCGGAGGGACGGGCGGTATACGAGTCCAGCCAATGGAAATTGGAGTACGATATAAAGGATCATCTAGGAAACACTCGGGTCAGTTTCCGGGAGGGTGTAGGCGGAGCAGAATTGAAGGCCAAGACGGATTTTGATCCATGGGGGGTAAGGCTGAACGGTACGGGCACGGTGAATTCTTTCCAGAACCGCTGGGAGATGCAGGGGAAGGAAAAAGAGTCTACATTTAACCTGAATATGGTCAATTTCGGGGCAAGATACTACAATGCAACATTAGGTAGATTTTTATCAATAGACCCCAGGGCTACTGAGCGTGAATGGCTAACCCCGTATAATTACGTACAAAACAATCCGATAATGCGTATTGACCCGGATGGGGCGTTTGATGATTACGCAATGAGGGATGATGGCAGAGTGGTGCTGGTACAGAAAACAGAGGATAAGTTTGACCGTTTAACGGCATCAAATGGAAACGAAATAAAAATCAATAAAGCTACTGCCTCAAGCGGAAGTATAATTTCACAGCTATCAAAAGAGGATTCTGGCGGTTTTAGTATGGGTACTACCACCAATGCCACCGATGCCCGAAATCTGTACAATTTTATGGATGCAAATACTACGAGGGGAACAGAGTTTAGTTTAGCGGGTAGTATGGAAAATGGGAGAGTTAATTACTCTGTATCAACATCTCATGAAATAGGAAGCACTAGTTTTGATAAAATAGGTATTAAGCCTACAAATTTAATATTTCATATACATAATCATGATGGAGATTTGAATAATAGCACTGCTACGTATCCATCAAATGCGGATAAAACAAAAGTTGATGGGGTATTAAGAGAGGTTGTTAAAACCAGTAGATTTTTACCTCGTTTTTTCCTTTCTTTAGAAAATGGAGCTATGAGAGAAGTTTATCAAAAAGGCAAGAAAACAGAAACTACTAACTTAAATATTAGAACTGCTAATCTTAAAAATATAAAGAGATATGATTACTATAGCAAGAATCGCAAAAACTAGTATTTTGATATTCATTTTGTCTTTGCAGGCATGTTCTTTTGGTAAACAAGACGGTTATCTTAAAGACATTGCTATTCAAAATGTTTTAGATAAGGCGATAGACTCTCTTTTAGTAGAAGTTCCAATTCAAGACTACGTAAGGGTTTTATTTACTGAATCAGAGGGGAAAACCTATGTCTTTGTAACAGGTCTTTTAAGTCCGTATAATTTTAAGACTAAATATTATTTCGAAAAAGGAGGAAAGAAAATACTAATAGGGTATAGTAATCTAAGTTTAGAAGAAAGGTTTGCAAACCTAACCTACAAGAAACCAGAAAAGGTATTTGAACACCTGGATGAGGTTGCTGATATCTTCGATGGTAACTCGGTAACTTATGAAGTAGAAAATAATAATACCATAAAACGAATAAATCCTAGTGATGAGATATGGGAATTGCAGTTTCATAATGTAGAACCATTGCCAGAGCCTCCATTAGAGGAGTAAAGCCAGACAATAAAACTGCCCTCCGAGTGAGGGCATTTTAATTGGCTAAAGTTTGCAGTTGTCTTTTGGTAATATGAGCATCAATAAGTGTTTTGACCATATTTTTGTCTTCAGGATTTAGGAGCTGTACGCCTTTAAACTGCTTCAATAAATCTTTATCATTAAACTGAGCTGATAGGGCTTCGTTTTGGTCTCCATTCATTGGAAAATGCGCAGAAGTTTCCAGTACTGCAGCCAGTTTTTGCAATACTTTAGAAGAGGGGCTGGATTTACCAGTTTCATATCTTCCAATCTGCACATAAGTAAGACGGACCTTACTTTTCTAAATTTACCTGAACAGGTGAATTTGAATGATGGCCGCTGGATCAAGTATACGTATGACGGAGCCGGCACGCTATTGAAAACGGAATACAGTAACGGAGAATATGTAGAAGGAGTAGTGTTTAAGAACGGTCAGCCTTATCAAATGGCCATTCCCGAGGGCAGGGCAGTATACGAGTCCAGCCAATGGAAGCTGGAGTACGATATCAAGGACCACTTGGGAAACACCCGTGTCAGTTTCCGCGAGGGCGTTGGTGGTGCAGAATTGACGGCAAAGACAGATTTTGATCCATGGGGGGTAAGGCTGAACGGTACGGGCACGGTTAATTCTTTCCAGAACCGATGGGAAATGCAGGGCAAGGAAAAGGAAATGACCTTTAACTTGAATAGGGTTAACTTTGGGGCTAGGACGTATAATCCTACGATAGGTCGATTTGACAAATCTGACCCTAGGGCTACAGAACGTGAATGGATAACCCCATATAACTACGTTCAAAATAATTCTTTATTACGTATCGATCCAGATGGGGCTTTTGATGATTACGCTTTGACAGCGAATGGTTCGATCAATCTTGTTAAAAAAACCGATGATGATTTTGATACAATTACAAGTACAAAAAAACCTGATAAAAGTATAACAGTAGCAAAAGGTGTGTTAAACAAAGTAGTTGATGTAAATCAAACTAATTTTTCGTACAATGATGCCCATGAGATTTTTGTGACAGGCAATAACTCTGAAGCTCACAAGTTATTTGAATTTGCAGCCGAAAATTCTGATGTGGAGTTTCTGTTAACTACGGTTGAAAGTAAGGGAGGTACTGAAGTTTCTGTATTAAGAACAGACCATAGATCTAGAAGTGTTCGAACTGAGCACCTAAGCAAATTGGAAAATGCTGGTTTTACGATGAAAGATCTCAAGCATAGCCATCCGGGCGGTACCGGAACACCATCAGGTTTTGATGACTATGGAAATATTAATCATAGAGCTTCTAGTAAAGGGGATTTGCAAACTGCAATAGCTTTTCCAAAAGCGACTCATTCGGTTTACGATACTAAAACGAAAAAATATACCAAGTATGACCAAAATAAAGTATATCCTCCTAAGTAGTTTACTGTTAATAGAACTTAGCTGTAAAGAACAAACTCTTGAAATTGAGTTACAGCCTTTGACGGTTAAACTTTTAGAGCAATTTTCCTTGGAACAAAAATCGTATTTGGATACATTGGTCTTCTACAATGAGCCTGTGTTTTATTCTCTTGCTGTTGACAAAGTAAAAGATGAAACTAGAATACAAATGTATTTAATAGAGAATAATTTAGATGTATATGTAACCCTCCCCTTTTTAGGACATAGAATAATTAAACAAAGATATTGATTTATTGTTCTTCCAGCAGGGGGAGCTAGCTCCCCCTGCTGGAAATGAAGTGCTCAAATTTTTAAACTTTTCCGGGGTGAATCCTCCTAGCGATTCATGCGGTCTTTGGGTATTATAATCTTTCATAAATTCTTCTGCCAGGATTCTGACCTGATGGATATTTTCAAACACATAGGCGTCCAGTATAGATTCTCTAAAAGTTCGGTTAAAACGTTCAATATATCCATTCTGAAAGGGCTTTCCGGGCTGGATATAAAGGAGTCTGATGTCATTCTCTCTACACCAGTCAGCCAACACATTTGCAATATATTCAGGGCCGTTATCAACTCTGATTTGGGTAGGCTTACCTCTATATGCGATTAGATCCTCCAGACTTTGAACTACCATGTTCGACTGTATACTGAAATGAGCCTCTACGGCCAGAGCTTCCCGGTTATAATCATCGATGATATTCAAAATTCTGATCTTCCGGCCATTGCCAAGAACATCATGCATGAAGTCCATGCTCCAGGTATGATTGATACCTTCCGGCTGAATCAACGGTACTTTAACACGTGCAGGAAGCCTCTTGCGAGTCTTTTGACGAAGGTTTAGACCCAATAGAAGGTAAATCCTGCGGACACGCTTGTAATTCCATTTAAGGCCCTGATTCCGTATCCTTTGATACATCTTATCCTGACCCTCCTTCGGATGATTTTCGGCTAGACCTAGTAGCTTTCCTCTTACTTCTGTATCGTCTTTTACAGAAGAATAGTAATAAACGGAACGACTTAAATCCATGATCTTACAGGCCTTTTGAATGCTCATGCCATACTCGTTTACGATATAATTCACCACCACTCGCTTTTCAAAAGGCCCTAAAACTTTTTTGATAGTACGTCCTTGAGAACGGCGTGATCCAGGGCCAGATCAGCATACATCTTCTTTAATCTGGCATTCTCCTGTTGAAGAGATTTTAGTTCTGCCAGATCCGTCCCACTCATCCCTGAATACTTCTTCTTCCAGTTATGGAAAGTGGCTTTGTGAATATTTAATTCCCGGCAGATGTCTTCTACCTTACGACCGTTCTCGTACTCTCCGAGTACTTTCACAATCTGATGTTCTGAGTGCTTACTCTTTTTCATTGTTACAAGTTAATGTTAAACCTTTATTGTTGCGTTTTAACTTGTCCTATTTTTGGGGAGGGTTACATATATGTAGAAGATTTTAAAGCACATTCAAAGTTTAATAGTTACGATGTAGTTATTTATGGGGATTTAAATTCTTTATTTTATAAGATAGATAAATCCAATAAGAGTACCTACGTACATAAATATGGTAGTTACCAGGGTCTTTACGATCCACCGTATTGGAATTTGTATTTTGACAAAAACGGAAAACTGATGAAAACATCACCTAAAGATGTGTTTGATAGAATTGAAATGGATAAAGCGAAGTAACAAAAGTAGCCTCAATAGACTGCATTTTTGTCAAATATTACCTTGCAAATACGAGTACAAAAAAGGTGCAAATACGACCTCCTGATTTAGTATGAATAGGATCAACTTCGGGCCGAGGTTTAATACGATCATTGGGAGGTGGGATAAGCCAGACAGGTATTCAGAAAAGTGTATGCCCTTATCTACCTATCAGTATGCAGCTAATAATCCGATTCGATATGTGGACATAAATGGGGATAGTTTAAGAGTAAGCTTTTTAGAAGAAGGAACTATGCTGACATTAAACTACTACAATGATGAGAAATTTGGGTGGGGCTTTTACGATAATTCTGGCAATTATTATCAAGGAGATAATGCTTTTGTAAAAAGTGTGACTTCAGCCCTTGCCAGAATAAACCTTGGAGAAGAAGGGCGTGGAATGCTAAATAATATGATAAGTGCAAATGAAACCATTACCATTGCTCAGGGGAGAAATGTATATAATGAAGAGAACCGGATGGTTGGATTTAATCCGCTAGGGAATGCTTCTATGCCGACAGAAAATGGATTTCAACCAAGCCCTAATTTTATAAGTTTAGCACATGAACTTGCCCATGCAGAAGACCATCTAAAAGGCACGCTTAATCAAAATAGAACATGGGGAGGAACACTTACTAATTATGCCGAAGCGGAGAAGTATTCGACGCACAGAGAAAACCAATTTAGAGCTGAGCAAGGACAGCCATTAAGAACTCATTATGGTGTAATGCTAGATAATAGGACTAACACATTTCTACCAGACCCTAAGAGCAGAATTATTGATGCAAAAGGGAATAGTATATTTTTCAAACCATATAACTATCGAAAAAGATGAAATGTATATATTATTTGGTCATTCTTTTACTTACCAGCTGTACAGCTAGTAACAGCATTAGGAGAACTGCAAAGGTGTCGAAAGAACTTTACAAACAGCAAGTTAAACTTAGTGGCTTTGCTAAAGTATCGCTTCTGGCAAGAGAACAAAATATCAGTACTTTATCTCAGCTTAAGTTGGGAGATAATGACACACTATTTCTAATCGAAAGAGTTAGTGAACCGGATTTACAATACTGGTGTAATGTTTGGTCATCTAGAAGGGATAAAGTTTTAGAATATTCAAACTTGGACGGAGCAAATATCTCAAAGGTTTTAGAATATCCAACCTGGAATATAAAGCTAAAGGGTATAACAGAGAAATTTGATACCCTAAAAGTTGAACAGGTGCAACTTTTAGGTGGATATAGAACCTTTATTTCAGTTATTGACTCAAAAGAAATAAAAACTTTTTGGTTTTATGACAAGTACTCTTCTTTCGAGGAATAAGGGACTGCCGAGAATGAAGGGTGAGAAAAAAATGGCCTTTAGTCTACACGAAATATTCAAAACGAATAACAATAAAAAAAGCTCTCCGTCGAGGGCTTTTTTATTGCAATATAGTTTGTATTTTTCTTTTAGCGATAAAGGCATCAATGACGGAAAAGATGTGATTGCGGTCGGCTTCTTCAAACTTGGCCACCTCTAAAATCCGCTGGCTGGTGATCTTGTCGATCTGCACATCTTCCTTACCGGTGAGGTAATCCAGCGACACCTCAAGAATATCGGCGATCTTGCGGGCGATATCAATCGAAGGGAAAACCTCGTTGCGTTCGTATCTTCCCAATACGTTTTTATGAATACCCAACTGCGCCGCCAGGTCGGTCTGTGATATCCCCTTTTCCTTTCTGAGGTCTGCTACCGTAGTTCCGAAATCCATAGTAAGCAACTTTATAGGTTTAAAAACCCTTGATTATTATTATAATACAAAGATACGAAAACAAAACAGGTTCTTCAAAACTTAAAAAGTTTGCATAATAAAACTAAAATGGTATCTTTTCACCTAAATAGG harbors:
- a CDS encoding JAB-like toxin 1 domain-containing protein; this encodes MNLNDGRWIKYTYDGAGTLLKTEYSNGEYVEGVVFKNGQPYQMAIPEGRAVYESSQWKLEYDIKDHLGNTRVSFREGVGGAELTAKTDFDPWGVRLNGTGTVNSFQNRWEMQGKEKEMTFNLNRVNFGARTYNPTIGRFDKSDPRATEREWITPYNYVQNNSLLRIDPDGAFDDYALTANGSINLVKKTDDDFDTITSTKKPDKSITVAKGVLNKVVDVNQTNFSYNDAHEIFVTGNNSEAHKLFEFAAENSDVEFLLTTVESKGGTEVSVLRTDHRSRSVRTEHLSKLENAGFTMKDLKHSHPGGTGTPSGFDDYGNINHRASSKGDLQTAIAFPKATHSVYDTKTKKYTKYDQNKVYPPK
- a CDS encoding type III secretion system effector protein, giving the protein MPLSTYQYAANNPIRYVDINGDSLRVSFLEEGTMLTLNYYNDEKFGWGFYDNSGNYYQGDNAFVKSVTSALARINLGEEGRGMLNNMISANETITIAQGRNVYNEENRMVGFNPLGNASMPTENGFQPSPNFISLAHELAHAEDHLKGTLNQNRTWGGTLTNYAEAEKYSTHRENQFRAEQGQPLRTHYGVMLDNRTNTFLPDPKSRIIDAKGNSIFFKPYNYRKR
- a CDS encoding RHS repeat-associated core domain-containing protein, coding for MNLRIILILFVLLAQQGNAQKLGVNTPTPDPLKGLSNRTSTSYMQIVNYKWHVRGGLAGINLDGSGNANPNSGENDLFAYKLEYETAGQWSGNIGKQTWSHKKPSPPADTRSYTFSYDGLSRLTAASYSGLTGESFGLPLVSYDKNGNITALQRNGKMGGPHGLMDNLTYTYSGNRLSAVNDAISGEYEVDFVKRGGGTYGYHVNGALNSDENEKISSITYNTFLNLPEQVNLNDGRWIKYTYDGAGTLLKTEYSNGEYWEYVEGVVFKNGQPYQMAIPEGRAVYESSQWKLEYDIKDHLGNTRVSFREGVGGAELKAKTDFDPWGVRLNGTGVVNGFQNRWELQGHEKEMTFNLNRVNFGARVYNPTIGRFDKPDRYSEKYMPLSTYQYAANDPIRYVDINGDSLWITHKGNNYLYNDGQLFNSDGSQFEGKMKGFLKQTFNALNKINKVSEGKEVLGDLSTSTNNFYISHASNNPKSAGANQFIDFNRNASYANAMREENQGRPIPGGSGGTVYWNPNEGGVTELGGSIGVRPISNLGHELFHAFDANHGNSDNRASHIQLNRGEVRAAYFENQLRKAFAYPYRESYNTSQFGPVRILDSKNQPINFSK
- a CDS encoding JAB-like toxin 1 domain-containing protein is translated as MAIFVAILRNGIKLNSEYETAGQWSGNIGKQTWSHKKPSPPADTRSYTFSYDGLSRLTAASYSGLTGESFGLPLVSYDKNGNITALQRNGKMGGPHGLMDNLTYTYSGNRLSAVNDAISGEYEVDFVKRGGGTYGYHANGALNSDENEKISSITYNTFLNLPEQVNLNDGRWIKYTYDGAGTLLKTEYSNGEYWEYVEGVVFKNGQPYQMAIPEGRAVYESSQWKLEYDIKDHLGNTRVSFREGVGGAELKAKTDFDPWGVRLNGTGTVNSFQNRWEMQGKEKESTFNLNMVNFGARYYNATLGRFLSIDPRATEREWLTPYNYVQNNPIMRIDPDGAFDDYAMRDDGRVVLVQKTEDKFDRLTASNGNEIKINKATASSGSIISQLSKEDSGGFSMGTTTNATDARNLYNFMDANTTRGTEFSLAGSMENGRVNYSVSTSHEIGSTSFDKIGIKPTNLIFHIHNHDGDLNNSTATYPSNADKTKVDGVLREVVKTSRFLPRFFLSLENGAMREVYQKGKKTETTNLNIRTANLKNIKRYDYYSKNRKN
- a CDS encoding IS3 family transposase (programmed frameshift), with amino-acid sequence MKKSKHSEHQIVKVLGEYENGRKVEDICRELNIHKATFHNWKKKYSGMSGTDLAELKSLQQENARLKKMYADLALDHAVLKDVLFKKVLGPFEKRVVVNYIVNEYGMSIQKACKIMDLSRSVYYYSSVKDDTEVRGKLLGLAENHPKEGQDKMYQRIRNQGLKWNYKRVRRIYLLLGLNLRQKTRKRLPARVKVPLIQPEGINHTWSMDFMHDVLGNGRKIRILNIIDDYNREALAVEAHFSIQSNMVVQSLEDLIAYRGKPTQIRVDNGPEYIANVLADWCRENDIRLLYIQPGKPFQNGYIERFNRTFRESILDAYVFENIHQVRILAEEFMKDYNTQRPHESLGGFTPEKFKNLSTSFPAGGASSPCWKNNKSISLFNYSMS
- a CDS encoding helix-turn-helix domain-containing protein, with the translated sequence MDFGTTVADLRKEKGISQTDLAAQLGIHKNVLGRYERNEVFPSIDIARKIADILEVSLDYLTGKEDVQIDKITSQRILEVAKFEEADRNHIFSVIDAFIAKRKIQTILQ